GCTGTCCGCCCGCTCCAGCACCTTCTCCATATCCTTCTCCACCGCATCGCCCCACTGGGTCTGCTCCAGCTGCAGGTCGCAGGGCAGGCAAGTGCCTCCACGCTGCCTAATCGCCTCAACAAGCGGGTTAACGACACCGATCAGCGCGACGTTCTGCGACGGCTGAATATTCGCCAGCTCCGCAATAAGCGCATCCCGCTGCTTCGCCTTCTCAATCGGCGTTCCGCCAGCAATGTCCTTAACAGCTGTACACTGCTCCTGATGCGGGCGAACAGCGCCGAGGTAAGCGTCCATCGCCGCAATCTGAACAGGAAGCCTCGGGTCCTGGAGGACCGTATCCAAGGTGCGCCCCGAGAATGAAGCAGCCATGCCCGGCTCCAGCTGATCGGACGTATGCGAGCAAGCGCCGAAATACGATTCCACTC
Above is a genomic segment from Paenibacillus sp. YYML68 containing:
- a CDS encoding Rossmann-like domain-containing protein, giving the protein MNMIDTLSSVEQLREAILAGRLGPKPETLPVTGSSFIYQTTQFPGSTTKYHNYYLLLRVESYFGACSHTSDQLEPGMAASFSGRTLDTVLQDPRLPVQIAAMDAYLGAVRPHQEQCTAVKDIAGGTPIEKAKQRDALIAELANIQPSQNVALIGVVNPLVEAIRQRGGTCLPCDLQLEQTQWGDAVEKDMEKVLERADSIICTGMTLSNGSFDRIVTVAREKRIPLTVYAQTGSAVIAAFVKQGVTALVAEPFPFTQFSAGVTQLYAYTSGRE